In Candidatus Sericytochromatia bacterium, one DNA window encodes the following:
- a CDS encoding CTP synthase: protein MASKFVFITGGVVSSIGKGIVASSLGRLLTVRGLSVSIQKLDPYINIDPGTMSPYQHGEVFVTEDGAETDLDLGHYERFTDTNLSRENNITAGRIYWNVLNKERRGDYLSGTVQVVPHITNEIKDAVHRAANHSGADVVIVEIGGTVGDIESLPFLEAIRQFRKDAGKENVLYLHVTLVPYIKSAGEHKTKPTQHSVKELRSIGITPDVLVCRTEKGFPDSMREKLSLLCDIDREAVIACRDAKHIYDVPGMLEREGLAHQVIQRLGLAGKATAPSRDGWDEFLERLRKPALSVRVAIVGKYVALSDAYLSVIESLRLAGAAQGVEVDIKWVHADEQVEPDGPDKHLADVDAVVVPGGFGGRGVEGKIKAVAWAREHGVPFLGLCLGMQCVVIEFARSQAGFGGANSTEIDPGTPYPVIDLLPEQKNLADLGGTMRLGAQPCHIVPGTLAASLYGVAEVSERHRHRYEVNNVYRERLEKAGLVISGTSPDGRLVEMVEVPTHPFFIACQFHPEFKSRPTHSHPLFHGLIQAARERRTGARSIEVGVQA, encoded by the coding sequence GTGGCCAGTAAATTCGTATTCATCACGGGTGGCGTCGTCTCCTCGATCGGGAAGGGCATCGTGGCCTCGTCGCTGGGGCGTCTTTTGACGGTCCGGGGGTTGAGCGTCAGCATTCAGAAGCTGGACCCTTACATCAACATCGATCCGGGGACCATGAGCCCTTACCAGCATGGCGAGGTCTTCGTGACGGAAGATGGCGCCGAGACGGACCTTGACCTCGGTCACTATGAGCGGTTCACCGACACCAATTTGAGCCGGGAGAATAACATCACGGCTGGGCGCATTTACTGGAATGTCCTGAACAAGGAGCGTCGGGGAGACTACCTGAGTGGCACGGTGCAGGTGGTTCCGCACATCACCAACGAGATCAAGGATGCGGTGCATCGGGCGGCCAATCATTCCGGCGCGGACGTGGTCATCGTCGAGATTGGCGGCACGGTCGGTGACATTGAAAGCTTGCCGTTTCTCGAGGCGATACGTCAGTTTCGGAAGGACGCCGGGAAAGAGAACGTGCTGTACCTGCACGTGACCCTGGTGCCGTACATCAAATCGGCCGGTGAGCACAAAACCAAGCCCACGCAACATTCAGTCAAGGAATTGCGCAGCATCGGGATCACCCCGGACGTGTTGGTCTGCCGAACTGAAAAAGGCTTTCCTGATTCGATGCGGGAAAAGCTGTCCTTGCTCTGCGACATCGATCGTGAGGCCGTGATCGCCTGTCGGGACGCGAAGCACATCTATGACGTGCCCGGGATGCTTGAACGGGAAGGTCTGGCGCACCAGGTGATTCAACGCCTGGGCCTGGCCGGCAAGGCGACGGCGCCCTCGCGGGACGGCTGGGACGAGTTCCTCGAGCGTCTTCGCAAGCCTGCCCTCTCCGTGCGTGTCGCCATCGTGGGCAAGTATGTGGCGCTCTCCGATGCTTACCTGTCCGTCATCGAGTCCCTGCGCCTGGCGGGCGCGGCCCAAGGGGTAGAAGTGGACATCAAATGGGTTCATGCGGATGAACAGGTGGAACCGGATGGGCCTGACAAGCACCTGGCTGACGTCGATGCCGTGGTGGTCCCCGGAGGATTCGGGGGACGGGGCGTCGAAGGCAAGATCAAGGCGGTGGCCTGGGCGAGGGAACACGGCGTGCCGTTTCTGGGCTTGTGCCTGGGCATGCAGTGTGTCGTGATCGAGTTTGCCCGCTCCCAGGCTGGCTTCGGCGGTGCCAATTCCACCGAGATCGACCCCGGCACGCCGTACCCGGTGATCGACCTGCTGCCGGAACAGAAAAACCTGGCCGATCTGGGGGGCACCATGCGCCTTGGCGCACAGCCTTGTCACATCGTGCCTGGTACGCTGGCCGCGTCGCTGTATGGCGTGGCGGAGGTGTCGGAGCGACATCGCCACCGTTACGAGGTGAACAATGTGTATCGGGAGAGACTGGAAAAGGCGGGTCTCGTGATCTCCGGTACCTCTCCAGATGGTCGCCTGGTGGAGATGGTGGAAGTGCCGACCCATCCGTTCTTCATTGCGTGCCAGTTCCACCCGGAATTCAAGTCACGCCCCACGCACTCTCATCCGCTTTTTCATGGCTTGATCCAGGCGGCGCGAGAGAGGCGGACGGGCGCGCGTTCAATCGAAGTGGGCGTGCAGGCATGA
- a CDS encoding cytidine deaminase — translation MTFDPIALLAEADLGAQNAYCPYSRFQVGAALLAADGTVFRGCNVENVSYGLAICAERSAICAAVVAGSRDLRAIAIVQGVTPDHPAHREPCWPCGACRQVLAEFNPELLVVLRDLDGPRVLPLRDLLPHSFDVHRLQA, via the coding sequence ATGACGTTTGATCCCATCGCGTTGCTGGCCGAGGCGGACCTCGGGGCTCAAAATGCCTACTGCCCTTATTCTCGCTTCCAGGTCGGGGCCGCCTTGCTCGCCGCAGATGGGACGGTCTTTCGCGGTTGCAACGTGGAAAATGTCTCCTACGGCCTGGCCATCTGTGCGGAGCGTTCCGCCATTTGCGCGGCAGTCGTGGCAGGCAGCCGCGACCTTCGCGCGATTGCGATCGTCCAGGGTGTGACACCCGACCACCCTGCGCACCGAGAGCCTTGCTGGCCCTGCGGGGCGTGTCGTCAGGTGCTGGCGGAATTCAACCCTGAGCTGTTGGTGGTCTTGCGCGACCTGGACGGGCCGCGGGTGTTGCCGTTGCGGGACCTGTTGCCCCACAGTTTCGACGTGCATCGATTGCAGGCGTGA
- the era gene encoding GTPase Era, which yields MTEPTSTFRSGFVAIVGRPNVGKSTLINRLVGQKIAITSDRPQTTRHTIQGVVSAPDSQIVLVDTPGIHKPHHLLGETIVRAATEALSQVDLRVFLVDAQEPAGKGDAFVADLLAKSQVPVILALNKVDRVRQVPERIFASYRALGDHVAVVPLSARTGRNTQSLVQAIVSHLPIGPRYFEDDVPTDQTLRTLAGELVREQLLRATGDEIPHSVAVYIDTFDESATPVRIEATIFVERESQKGIVIGDGGSRLKQVGQAARAQIERQLGAPVYLGLWVKVLKNWRREKLQLKRLGYVVD from the coding sequence ATGACGGAACCAACCAGTACCTTTCGGAGTGGCTTTGTGGCCATCGTGGGTCGACCCAACGTGGGCAAGAGCACGTTGATCAACCGCCTGGTGGGTCAGAAAATCGCCATCACCAGCGATCGCCCTCAGACGACGCGACACACCATCCAGGGGGTGGTGTCCGCGCCGGACAGCCAGATCGTGCTGGTCGACACGCCAGGCATCCACAAACCTCATCACCTTCTGGGAGAGACGATTGTCCGGGCGGCGACGGAAGCCTTGTCCCAGGTGGACCTGCGCGTGTTTCTCGTCGATGCTCAGGAGCCGGCTGGCAAGGGTGACGCCTTTGTGGCTGATTTGCTGGCGAAGTCTCAGGTTCCCGTCATCCTGGCGCTCAACAAGGTCGACCGGGTGCGTCAGGTGCCTGAACGGATCTTTGCGAGCTATCGCGCGCTTGGTGATCATGTGGCCGTGGTTCCCCTCTCGGCCCGCACGGGGCGCAACACCCAGTCGCTGGTGCAGGCGATCGTCTCGCACTTGCCCATCGGGCCCCGTTATTTCGAGGACGATGTACCGACGGATCAGACCCTGCGCACCCTGGCTGGCGAGCTGGTCCGAGAGCAGCTCCTGCGTGCCACCGGGGACGAGATCCCGCACAGCGTGGCCGTGTACATCGACACGTTCGATGAATCGGCGACGCCGGTGCGGATCGAAGCGACCATTTTTGTCGAACGTGAAAGCCAGAAAGGCATCGTGATCGGCGATGGGGGTAGCCGCTTGAAGCAGGTGGGGCAAGCTGCACGCGCTCAGATTGAACGTCAACTCGGCGCACCGGTCTATCTGGGCCTGTGGGTCAAAGTGCTGAAGAATTGGCGGCGGGAAAAGCTCCAACTCAAGCGCTTGGGTTACGTGGTGGATTGA
- a CDS encoding lytic transglycosylase domain-containing protein, with amino-acid sequence MSVGFGGRADEAAQVFASLDARFEASFEAVLREALGGSQGHALAGESPAKRQVGAAQGLVAMPNGEALPTVANAVVSPPFSWGPSAGSTVADMAWNLTPSQPERVLSAEPAGSRGAAIEGGHGGPYRGLIETLSQRHGVPAWLVTNVMRAESAGNPMATSPAGAQGLMQLMPQTAAELGVSDPYDPAQNLEGGVKYLARMIGMFEGDLVRAVAAYNAGPGSVQRFGGVPPFPETQRYVARVLGT; translated from the coding sequence TTGAGCGTTGGCTTTGGGGGCCGGGCAGATGAGGCGGCCCAGGTGTTTGCCTCGCTCGATGCCCGATTCGAGGCCAGTTTCGAAGCGGTCTTGCGCGAGGCCCTCGGCGGTTCCCAAGGGCACGCCTTGGCCGGCGAATCGCCTGCCAAGCGGCAGGTTGGTGCGGCTCAAGGGCTCGTGGCGATGCCCAATGGCGAGGCCCTGCCCACTGTCGCGAACGCGGTCGTGTCGCCTCCATTCTCGTGGGGACCCTCCGCGGGGTCGACGGTTGCGGACATGGCCTGGAATCTGACGCCCTCTCAGCCTGAGCGAGTGCTCTCCGCTGAGCCTGCAGGCTCGCGTGGTGCAGCCATTGAGGGGGGGCACGGCGGCCCTTACCGTGGGTTGATTGAAACCCTGTCTCAGCGCCACGGGGTGCCGGCCTGGCTCGTGACCAACGTCATGCGGGCAGAATCGGCAGGCAATCCAATGGCCACAAGCCCGGCCGGTGCGCAAGGGCTCATGCAGTTGATGCCTCAAACTGCGGCGGAACTGGGCGTGTCGGACCCTTACGACCCGGCGCAGAACCTCGAGGGGGGCGTGAAGTATCTGGCTCGGATGATCGGGATGTTCGAGGGGGACCTGGTACGCGCCGTGGCCGCTTACAACGCAGGACCAGGTTCTGTTCAACGGTTTGGTGGGGTTCCTCCCTTTCCCGAAACCCAGCGTTACGTGGCGCGGGTGTTGGGAACGTGA
- a CDS encoding MMPL family transporter, with product MFHRFGAWLYRQRWAVIVAWVLLVAVATFGAARAPDVLRGSAAGIPNSSSAKAQEWLRTEFKSPYQFPFIVTLAAPGHSVEDRDYRTMLAELQRLLAAKPFVTRTVSWLDNQDPRFKSADGVRTFLVVGIDAENFLAAEQRVPVVRTEAAAVVARWRSRLPSLESHVTGQIPIGYDATRMIAQDTTTAERRILPVALLFLLFAFGAVAAAGIPVLLGALASVVTLGLLYVVGQGMNLSSMAQNITAMVGLGIGIDYALIMVTRFREALATHAEADNPVEAAVAETMGTSGVAVLFSGLTVMIGFLALFIPDLIDTTSLGMAGSLTVLSAVSLSLTLVPALLGILGPRIDWPSGFSRWVSQRLDHQAMWLRWARHVMRHPLRFLVGGSALMILLSLPSFTVEFGQFSSKFLPTYMDAGQGLRSMEAMGQAGEVYPIQFLLRRTDGRPITDARSLKAIATVVREFRQEPVLEEVRSIVPYAGRLMLMSQMFFGGDTRAVRDRFPDAVSLLLSEDASGTLVQLVPRNDAAYADIKDFVRRLKDRDWSQVAGFEGFEVAIGGPAAVNNDFERAILSNFGKVVSLVFAVTFVLLAWSFQSLVLPLKALAMNTLSTAASFGALVLVFQHGYGSWLVGYPDPPGNILVPIPIIVFCLVFGLSMDYEVFLLSRIQEEYMKHGDNERAVATGLAATGGIITNAALIMLLVFGAFIAASVVLTKMLGFGLSVAIVLDALIIRIMLVPSFMALLGKWNWWPNMLPEPVTAPESPEPVGAGSP from the coding sequence TTGTTTCACCGTTTTGGCGCCTGGCTGTACCGGCAGCGTTGGGCCGTCATCGTGGCTTGGGTACTGCTGGTTGCAGTGGCCACCTTCGGGGCCGCTCGGGCGCCGGACGTCTTGCGCGGCAGTGCAGCCGGCATTCCCAACAGTTCCTCGGCCAAAGCCCAGGAGTGGTTGCGAACGGAGTTCAAGAGCCCGTATCAGTTTCCGTTCATCGTCACCCTGGCGGCACCGGGACATTCCGTGGAGGACCGCGACTACCGGACGATGCTGGCGGAGCTTCAGCGCTTGCTTGCGGCGAAGCCCTTCGTCACCCGCACGGTCAGCTGGTTGGACAACCAGGACCCTCGCTTCAAGAGTGCGGATGGCGTCCGCACCTTCCTGGTGGTGGGGATCGATGCAGAGAATTTTCTGGCCGCCGAGCAACGGGTTCCTGTGGTGCGGACCGAGGCGGCTGCCGTGGTGGCCCGCTGGAGGAGCAGGCTTCCAAGCCTCGAGTCCCACGTCACGGGCCAGATTCCGATTGGTTACGACGCCACGCGCATGATCGCGCAGGACACCACCACGGCCGAGCGACGCATCTTGCCGGTGGCCCTGCTGTTTTTGCTGTTTGCGTTCGGGGCGGTTGCCGCCGCCGGTATCCCCGTGTTGCTCGGTGCCTTGGCCTCGGTGGTCACCTTGGGGCTCCTGTATGTCGTGGGACAAGGGATGAATCTGTCTTCCATGGCCCAGAACATCACGGCCATGGTGGGGCTGGGCATTGGCATCGATTACGCCCTGATCATGGTGACACGCTTCAGGGAGGCCCTCGCGACCCACGCGGAAGCGGACAATCCCGTTGAGGCCGCCGTCGCCGAGACGATGGGGACCTCCGGGGTGGCCGTTCTATTTTCAGGGTTGACCGTGATGATCGGTTTCCTGGCCTTGTTCATTCCGGACCTGATCGACACGACCTCGCTCGGCATGGCTGGCTCCCTGACGGTGCTTTCGGCGGTGTCCCTTTCGTTGACGCTTGTACCAGCGCTGCTGGGCATTCTGGGGCCTCGGATCGATTGGCCTTCCGGATTTTCTCGCTGGGTCTCACAGCGTTTGGACCACCAGGCGATGTGGCTCCGCTGGGCCCGGCATGTGATGCGACACCCGCTGCGCTTTCTCGTTGGCGGCAGTGCCCTGATGATCCTGCTGTCCTTGCCCTCGTTCACGGTGGAGTTTGGCCAGTTCAGCTCCAAGTTTCTGCCCACCTATATGGATGCAGGCCAGGGATTGCGCAGCATGGAAGCGATGGGACAGGCCGGGGAAGTTTACCCGATTCAGTTTTTGTTGCGTCGCACGGATGGGCGACCCATCACCGATGCCCGCTCGTTGAAGGCGATCGCCACGGTGGTTCGGGAGTTTCGCCAGGAGCCGGTGCTCGAGGAAGTTCGTTCGATCGTGCCCTATGCGGGGCGGCTGATGTTGATGAGCCAGATGTTCTTCGGCGGCGACACCAGGGCCGTTCGGGATCGGTTCCCGGATGCGGTGTCCTTGCTGCTAAGTGAGGACGCCTCTGGCACCTTGGTCCAGCTGGTTCCACGCAATGACGCCGCCTATGCGGACATCAAAGATTTTGTTCGTCGATTGAAGGATCGCGACTGGTCTCAAGTGGCGGGTTTTGAGGGCTTTGAGGTGGCGATTGGCGGGCCGGCGGCCGTCAACAATGATTTCGAGCGTGCCATCCTCTCCAACTTCGGCAAGGTGGTCTCGTTGGTCTTTGCCGTGACCTTTGTCTTGCTGGCCTGGTCGTTTCAGTCGCTCGTTTTGCCGCTCAAGGCACTGGCGATGAACACCCTCTCCACGGCGGCGAGTTTCGGGGCCTTGGTGCTGGTGTTCCAGCACGGGTACGGCAGCTGGCTGGTGGGGTATCCGGACCCGCCCGGAAACATACTGGTTCCCATTCCCATCATCGTGTTCTGTCTGGTGTTTGGCCTTTCGATGGACTATGAGGTCTTTCTGCTGAGTCGGATCCAGGAGGAATACATGAAGCACGGGGACAACGAACGGGCTGTCGCCACTGGCCTGGCCGCCACTGGCGGCATCATCACCAACGCGGCCCTGATCATGTTGCTCGTATTCGGAGCGTTCATCGCGGCGTCTGTGGTGCTTACCAAGATGCTGGGCTTCGGCCTTTCGGTCGCCATCGTGTTGGATGCCCTGATCATCCGGATCATGCTGGTGCCGAGCTTCATGGCTTTGCTCGGCAAATGGAACTGGTGGCCCAATATGCTGCCTGAACCGGTGACGGCCCCGGAGTCCCCGGAGCCCGTTGGTGCCGGGAGTCCCTGA
- a CDS encoding tetratricopeptide repeat protein yields the protein MNRNGGRERLTALLLGLMVGLVIAPAARAEEWVEPANNRPGATRRSGDLLERAQQLSAEGQVDAAIREYQIAIQADPHHVEALYQLANLFARLKRWAQTAATAEKAYKIDNRNADVQALWGHALLRMGRHPEAIWVLEGVVRLNSGRSLAQVYYDLGQACFAMKWLDRSVDYALRHLQLKDTPQGHALLARSYLAQGHREKALSELQRSVHLYEQVEDAQR from the coding sequence TTGAACAGGAATGGTGGACGTGAGCGCCTGACTGCCCTGCTTTTGGGTTTGATGGTCGGACTCGTGATCGCGCCAGCCGCACGGGCCGAGGAGTGGGTCGAGCCTGCCAACAATCGCCCAGGGGCGACCCGGCGATCAGGCGACCTGTTGGAGCGCGCCCAGCAATTGTCTGCGGAGGGCCAGGTGGATGCGGCCATCCGGGAATACCAGATTGCCATTCAGGCCGACCCCCATCACGTGGAGGCCTTGTATCAACTCGCCAATCTGTTCGCTCGCCTGAAACGTTGGGCGCAAACGGCGGCAACCGCTGAAAAGGCCTACAAGATCGACAATCGGAATGCTGATGTGCAAGCGTTGTGGGGGCACGCGCTGCTTCGCATGGGGCGTCATCCGGAAGCCATTTGGGTCCTGGAAGGGGTGGTGCGGCTCAATTCAGGCCGCTCCCTGGCTCAGGTTTACTATGACCTGGGCCAGGCTTGCTTTGCCATGAAGTGGCTCGACCGCTCGGTGGACTACGCGCTCAGACACCTCCAGTTGAAGGACACGCCCCAGGGGCACGCCTTGCTGGCTCGTTCGTACCTTGCCCAGGGGCATCGAGAGAAGGCACTCTCGGAGCTGCAGCGCTCGGTTCACCTGTATGAGCAGGTCGAAGACGCGCAACGCTGA
- a CDS encoding YbjN domain-containing protein, whose translation MATVAERIDRYFIELDWTFERIDDTLWRTSFPGDLQVHDVFVSADEPGWVSFRSPVCTQVPEQAKPALYERLLRLNALIPMTKFCVMEGGAVFAMIDLPTAELDYSEFRTAVQTLVNHADAHDNEIYQLCGMSAA comes from the coding sequence GTGGCCACTGTTGCGGAACGCATCGACCGATACTTTATCGAGCTGGATTGGACGTTCGAACGGATCGACGACACGCTCTGGCGGACCTCGTTCCCCGGAGACCTTCAGGTCCACGACGTGTTTGTCTCCGCCGATGAGCCGGGTTGGGTGTCCTTCCGCAGCCCGGTTTGCACCCAGGTGCCGGAGCAGGCCAAGCCCGCGCTTTATGAACGGCTTCTGCGCCTGAACGCCTTGATTCCGATGACCAAGTTTTGCGTGATGGAGGGAGGAGCCGTGTTCGCCATGATCGATCTTCCCACGGCCGAGCTTGATTACAGCGAGTTCCGCACGGCGGTGCAAACCCTGGTGAATCACGCCGATGCGCACGACAACGAAATTTATCAACTCTGTGGGATGTCCGCAGCCTGA
- a CDS encoding hemolysin family protein codes for MGSLHLFGLDITAATLIIVLCIIGTAFFSSSEAAIIALSKLRVRTLAEQGKPDAQRLQSLIQARERLVGTILLAENALIIVASTVMAFLVFHLSVSGGLSLPAPWRPWLSWVAVGISSLVMTLLVVLIAEIIPKTAAASNAERYALLVARPLRWVTRLLYLPVLFLTASARAYVGLVNFVTGTRGEMSLPLVTEDELRQVIADVQEQGGLQQDASEMIQSVIELRDTTAREIMVPRIDMVCLPSDASFDEAVRVAITEGHSRIPVYQDSSDNIVGLLYAKDLLGVLQGDYRPEGIPAELVRPPFHVPESKRVDELLKLMRTEKVHLAIVLDEFGGTAGLVTIEDILEEIVGEIRDEYDAEEPTEIEVESDGTLFVDGRANIDDVSDKLGVQLPTDDFDTIGGFVVGLLGRAPALGEEVSWDGVRLRIEEVDHRRAARIRIWRRQTAPLELPFDVAEETARRGA; via the coding sequence TTGGGATCGTTACACCTCTTCGGTCTCGATATCACGGCCGCCACCCTGATCATCGTCCTCTGTATCATCGGAACGGCCTTTTTCTCGTCCTCTGAGGCTGCGATCATCGCGCTCAGCAAGCTGCGCGTACGAACCCTGGCTGAGCAGGGCAAGCCCGACGCTCAGCGCCTACAGAGCCTGATTCAAGCCCGTGAGCGGCTGGTGGGCACCATCCTGCTGGCTGAAAACGCCTTGATCATCGTGGCCTCCACGGTGATGGCCTTTCTGGTGTTTCACCTCAGCGTATCGGGTGGCCTTTCGCTTCCTGCGCCCTGGCGTCCTTGGTTGTCCTGGGTCGCGGTCGGCATCTCATCGCTGGTGATGACCCTGCTGGTGGTGCTGATCGCCGAGATCATTCCCAAAACAGCAGCCGCCAGCAACGCCGAACGCTATGCCCTGCTCGTGGCCAGACCATTGCGCTGGGTGACCCGTCTGCTCTATCTGCCGGTGTTGTTCCTGACAGCTTCTGCCCGCGCTTACGTGGGGCTCGTCAACTTCGTGACGGGGACCCGGGGGGAGATGTCGCTGCCGCTGGTCACGGAGGATGAGTTGCGGCAGGTGATCGCGGATGTTCAGGAGCAAGGTGGCCTGCAACAAGACGCCTCCGAGATGATTCAGTCGGTGATCGAACTGCGCGATACCACGGCCAGAGAGATCATGGTTCCGCGCATCGATATGGTCTGCCTGCCGTCCGACGCCAGTTTCGATGAGGCGGTCCGGGTGGCCATCACCGAGGGGCACTCCCGCATCCCGGTCTACCAGGACTCCAGCGACAACATTGTGGGCTTGCTGTATGCCAAGGATCTGCTAGGGGTTCTCCAGGGTGATTATCGCCCGGAAGGCATTCCCGCCGAGTTGGTTCGTCCACCGTTCCACGTGCCTGAGAGCAAGCGCGTGGACGAGCTGCTGAAACTGATGCGCACCGAAAAAGTTCACCTGGCCATCGTCCTGGATGAGTTTGGCGGGACGGCGGGATTGGTGACGATCGAAGACATTCTGGAGGAAATCGTCGGCGAGATTCGAGACGAATACGATGCGGAAGAACCGACCGAGATCGAGGTCGAGAGTGACGGCACCTTGTTTGTGGATGGCCGCGCCAACATCGATGACGTCTCGGATAAACTCGGAGTTCAGCTTCCGACCGATGACTTTGACACCATTGGCGGATTCGTCGTCGGTCTACTTGGCCGCGCCCCCGCGCTCGGGGAAGAGGTGAGTTGGGATGGGGTGCGCCTGCGGATCGAGGAAGTGGACCATCGCCGGGCTGCCCGCATCCGGATCTGGCGTCGTCAGACGGCGCCACTTGAGCTGCCGTTCGATGTGGCGGAGGAAACGGCTCGCCGTGGCGCCTGA
- a CDS encoding AI-2E family transporter, with amino-acid sequence MPSFERSVTVTASVDQAYQWWARVENIASLVPGLKQLTRTGPFTSSWCVEWAPGQEGTWDTSIVQDLPQRLVAWESRSGPWPNRGRVEFEALSSERTRVTLSLEEEPEHPTGDTTPTLYGGIDAALMRFGEAMAVAEQLPAAPEQSGYQALFLKSAAATGGALTTLALAWSLVALIEVWVVVVGALLVAAALGPAVQWLMHSKLHRAGAVGVTFIAVTAAITVLSMLLIPQVMTQGQDLAASLPGYVDRAQEHLTQLHARHRLVPDGSRLMGYVAETGSQVLANAFNMTGKFVWLIIVLLSILFLAFFILLDGRLLQEALVRWIPLKRKDHVPALLHMVEQRVGRFMAGLALICAVAGLLTWGALAWLGLPYALLVGAVTALLQAIPFVGPLIGGALAGLIGLSKSGSLALWTVVVYAAIQQLIGQVLFPWIMGRSIGMHPAWVAVVLLVGGTLYGLTGAFLSIPVAIAVSIILECYYLPWAEAKSGDEVERQESRAL; translated from the coding sequence GTGCCCTCATTCGAGCGCTCCGTGACGGTCACCGCGTCGGTTGACCAGGCCTACCAATGGTGGGCTCGCGTCGAAAACATCGCCAGTCTGGTACCGGGCCTGAAACAGCTGACCCGCACCGGTCCCTTTACGTCGAGCTGGTGCGTCGAGTGGGCCCCCGGCCAGGAAGGAACCTGGGACACCTCCATTGTCCAGGACCTGCCCCAGCGCCTGGTGGCCTGGGAGAGCCGCTCGGGCCCCTGGCCCAACCGAGGCCGCGTCGAGTTCGAAGCCCTCTCCAGTGAACGCACCCGGGTCACCCTGTCGCTCGAGGAGGAACCCGAGCATCCGACCGGAGACACCACCCCGACCCTCTACGGCGGAATCGATGCCGCCTTGATGCGCTTCGGAGAGGCCATGGCGGTCGCGGAGCAGCTACCCGCCGCACCCGAGCAATCCGGCTATCAGGCCCTCTTTCTCAAGAGTGCTGCCGCCACGGGGGGCGCGCTGACCACGCTGGCCCTGGCGTGGAGTCTGGTGGCCCTGATCGAGGTTTGGGTGGTCGTGGTGGGCGCCCTGTTGGTGGCCGCGGCGCTGGGGCCGGCCGTGCAATGGCTCATGCACTCCAAGCTGCACCGTGCCGGTGCCGTCGGTGTGACCTTCATCGCCGTCACGGCGGCCATCACGGTGTTGTCGATGCTCTTGATTCCGCAGGTGATGACCCAAGGCCAGGACCTGGCCGCCAGCCTGCCTGGCTATGTGGACCGGGCCCAAGAGCATCTGACGCAGCTACACGCGCGCCATCGACTCGTGCCGGACGGAAGCCGCCTGATGGGCTATGTCGCGGAGACAGGCTCCCAGGTATTGGCCAATGCGTTCAATATGACAGGCAAATTCGTCTGGCTGATCATTGTGCTGCTGTCGATCTTGTTTCTGGCCTTCTTCATTCTGCTGGACGGTCGCCTGCTGCAAGAGGCGCTGGTGCGTTGGATTCCACTGAAGCGAAAAGACCACGTCCCGGCCTTGCTGCACATGGTTGAACAGCGCGTGGGCCGATTCATGGCCGGACTGGCACTGATCTGTGCCGTCGCAGGTCTGCTCACGTGGGGGGCACTGGCCTGGCTCGGACTCCCTTATGCCTTGCTGGTCGGCGCCGTCACGGCGTTGCTACAGGCCATCCCCTTCGTGGGTCCCTTGATCGGGGGAGCCCTGGCGGGCCTGATCGGCCTGTCCAAATCAGGCAGCCTGGCCCTCTGGACGGTGGTGGTTTACGCTGCCATTCAGCAACTGATTGGCCAGGTTCTGTTTCCCTGGATCATGGGGCGTAGCATTGGAATGCACCCTGCCTGGGTCGCCGTGGTGCTGCTGGTGGGCGGAACGCTCTATGGCCTCACGGGGGCATTCCTGAGCATTCCGGTGGCGATCGCCGTCTCCATCATCCTGGAATGCTACTACCTGCCGTGGGCGGAAGCGAAATCAGGGGATGAAGTGGAGCGCCAGGAAAGCCGCGCCCTCTGA